The following coding sequences are from one Collimonas arenae window:
- a CDS encoding TorF family putative porin → MKKLILAAAIAASFATGFAHAEDAKPDNEVSYNIGVVNDYRFRGISQTRFDPALQGGADYTNNPTGLYAGTWLSNIKWIKDAVDSANTGTGGKGPVEWDIYAGKRGDLPGGFTYDIGGLYYYYPTNNYSLIGRNANTFELYGQLGYGPAYFKYSHAMTTLFGTVDSKNSAYYDAGANFDVGAGVTLGLHIGHQTVENFSFASYTDWKAGVTKTFDQIGGVTLGLAFVGTNAKDGAYVSPSGKNLGRNGVVFSLAKTF, encoded by the coding sequence ATGAAAAAGCTGATTTTAGCCGCAGCAATAGCAGCAAGTTTCGCCACCGGGTTTGCGCATGCGGAAGATGCCAAACCCGATAATGAAGTCAGTTACAACATCGGCGTGGTTAACGATTACCGCTTCCGCGGTATTTCGCAAACGCGTTTCGATCCTGCCTTGCAGGGCGGCGCCGATTACACCAACAACCCGACCGGCCTCTACGCAGGCACCTGGCTATCCAACATCAAGTGGATCAAGGATGCGGTCGACAGCGCCAACACCGGCACCGGCGGCAAGGGTCCGGTTGAATGGGATATCTACGCCGGCAAGCGTGGCGATCTGCCGGGCGGTTTCACTTACGACATCGGCGGCCTGTATTACTACTATCCGACCAATAACTACAGCCTGATTGGCCGCAACGCCAATACCTTCGAACTGTACGGCCAGCTCGGCTACGGCCCCGCTTACTTCAAATACTCGCATGCGATGACCACCCTGTTCGGCACTGTCGATAGCAAGAACAGCGCTTACTACGATGCCGGCGCCAACTTTGATGTCGGTGCGGGCGTTACGTTGGGCCTGCATATCGGTCACCAGACTGTCGAGAATTTCAGCTTCGCCAGCTACACTGACTGGAAAGCCGGTGTCACCAAGACTTTCGACCAGATCGGCGGCGTGACCTTGGGGCTGGCATTTGTCGGCACCAACGCCAAGGATGGCGCTTACGTCAGTCCAAGTGGCAAGAACCTGGGCCGCAATGGCGTTGTGTTCTCGCTGGCAAAAACCTTCTAA
- a CDS encoding patatin-like phospholipase family protein, whose amino-acid sequence MNPSSNRYLALALSGGGVRAMIFHMGALRHLAEKGRLEDVRRISTVSGGSLLVGLIFQESDMQWPSSEKFLFTIYPALRRKICSRSLQWGALRQLIKPWNLRFFLSRANLLALALQKEWDVTAKLSDIPALPEWSINGTTAETGKRFRFKHDSMGDYCLGYASTNTFPLAKALAVSAAFPGGFGPLTLNATKFNWRKRPTWEASAEAAQSVNTPFNSLHLYDGGVYDNLGLEPFLDAGKGISKIDGEAIIVFDAGAPLRSGFSALALNPWRLKRIADIMADQAHSLRVRTFHNYLRQAGGNGAYLPICKPAGEAANCISAAFAAGFPTTLRRTTIDEFDAIATHGYDVACTEPMFHQDVIPVAV is encoded by the coding sequence ATGAATCCATCAAGTAACCGCTACCTGGCACTTGCCCTCTCCGGCGGCGGAGTGCGTGCTATGATTTTTCATATGGGGGCACTTCGCCACTTGGCCGAAAAGGGACGCTTGGAAGATGTGCGGCGGATCTCGACGGTCTCTGGAGGCAGTTTATTAGTCGGTTTAATATTTCAAGAATCCGATATGCAATGGCCCTCTTCGGAAAAATTTCTATTCACGATTTACCCTGCTCTTCGCAGAAAAATCTGCAGTCGCAGCTTGCAATGGGGAGCGCTGCGACAACTCATAAAACCATGGAATTTGCGTTTCTTTCTGTCGCGCGCGAATCTGCTCGCGCTCGCGTTACAAAAGGAATGGGACGTCACAGCAAAACTGTCAGATATTCCGGCGCTGCCGGAATGGTCAATTAATGGTACCACCGCAGAAACGGGAAAGCGATTTCGGTTCAAGCATGACTCGATGGGAGACTATTGCCTAGGGTACGCATCCACCAACACATTTCCACTGGCGAAAGCACTGGCGGTATCGGCTGCATTCCCCGGTGGTTTTGGACCACTGACGCTTAACGCGACAAAATTCAATTGGCGCAAACGCCCCACCTGGGAAGCGTCTGCGGAGGCTGCGCAGTCGGTCAACACGCCGTTCAACTCATTGCATCTTTATGATGGTGGCGTATACGACAACTTAGGTTTGGAGCCATTCTTGGATGCAGGGAAAGGCATTTCAAAAATTGACGGCGAAGCCATTATTGTGTTCGATGCAGGCGCACCACTGAGATCAGGATTCTCCGCATTGGCGCTCAATCCCTGGCGCCTGAAACGAATAGCGGACATCATGGCCGATCAAGCTCATTCCCTCAGAGTTCGCACGTTCCATAATTATTTGCGGCAAGCAGGTGGTAACGGGGCGTATCTACCTATTTGTAAGCCTGCCGGCGAGGCAGCGAACTGCATATCGGCCGCATTTGCGGCTGGCTTTCCAACGACCTTACGACGAACGACCATAGACGAATTTGATGCTATTGCAACTCATGGCTATGACGTCGCCTGTACCGAGCCGATGTTTCATCAGGATGTTATCCCAGTCGCTGTCTAG
- a CDS encoding GntR family transcriptional regulator, with protein sequence MRYKAIVPALAMPQPKPSSLSMHLDPAGIALDGRKGLAKQLYLALRQRILATPDTHRIKLPTSRELALALRVSRNTVVRAYEQLYAEGYISSRVGDGTYADGLAAATAPGADQAATGATATQLSAMQRRLSGFGGRRRFDGPARAFRLGIPAYDLFPNEIWGACKAISGVARRWRRWVMAKPPATLACAN encoded by the coding sequence GTGCGATACAAAGCCATTGTTCCTGCGCTAGCGATGCCGCAACCCAAACCCTCCTCCCTGTCGATGCACCTGGACCCCGCCGGCATCGCGCTGGACGGTCGTAAGGGCCTTGCCAAGCAGCTGTATCTGGCGCTGCGGCAGCGTATCCTGGCGACGCCCGACACGCATCGGATCAAGCTGCCTACCTCGCGTGAGCTGGCGCTGGCCTTGCGGGTTTCACGCAACACCGTCGTGCGCGCCTATGAACAGCTATATGCCGAAGGCTATATCAGCAGCCGGGTCGGTGATGGCACTTATGCCGATGGCCTGGCAGCCGCAACGGCGCCGGGTGCGGATCAGGCAGCGACGGGCGCGACTGCTACCCAACTATCGGCCATGCAGCGGCGCTTGAGTGGTTTTGGCGGTCGTCGCCGCTTCGATGGCCCGGCACGGGCCTTTCGCCTGGGGATTCCGGCCTACGACTTGTTTCCAAATGAAATCTGGGGCGCTTGCAAGGCAATTTCTGGCGTCGCGCGCCGCTGGCGCAGATGGGTTATGGCGAAGCCGCCGGCAACTCTCGCCTGCGCGAACTGA
- a CDS encoding P-II family nitrogen regulator, translating into MKLITAIIKPFKLDEVREALSAIGVQGITVTEVKGFGRQKGHTELYRGAEYVVDFLPKTKIEAAVDDAILEQAVEAIETAARTGKIGDGKIFVFDLQEVIRIRTGETGKDAI; encoded by the coding sequence ATGAAACTGATTACTGCGATCATCAAACCGTTCAAGCTCGACGAGGTGCGTGAAGCGCTGTCGGCGATTGGCGTGCAAGGCATCACCGTAACCGAAGTCAAGGGCTTCGGCCGCCAAAAGGGCCACACCGAGCTGTATCGCGGCGCGGAGTATGTCGTCGATTTCCTGCCGAAGACAAAAATCGAAGCAGCAGTTGACGATGCGATCCTGGAGCAGGCGGTGGAAGCCATCGAAACAGCGGCGCGCACCGGCAAGATCGGCGACGGTAAGATATTTGTCTTCGATCTGCAAGAAGTTATTCGTATTCGTACCGGTGAAACCGGCAAAGACGCAATCTAA
- a CDS encoding GNAT family N-acetyltransferase, with amino-acid sequence MATDSAIRPAATIKPLTEQDYDIWYPQWQGYQDFYQVDIPLATRKITWQRLLDPKEPMFGALAMVGEQAVGMVHWIFHRSCWTVEYSCYLQDLYVDAGQRGLGLGRLLIEHVCAQAKAAGSTRVHWLTHETNSTAMQLYDRIAQRPGFVQYRKQLD; translated from the coding sequence TTGGCCACAGATTCAGCAATCCGCCCGGCGGCCACTATCAAGCCGCTGACCGAACAAGACTATGACATCTGGTATCCGCAATGGCAGGGTTACCAGGATTTTTACCAGGTTGATATCCCGCTCGCCACCAGGAAGATAACTTGGCAGCGGCTGCTCGATCCCAAGGAACCGATGTTCGGCGCGCTGGCGATGGTTGGCGAACAAGCGGTCGGCATGGTGCACTGGATCTTCCATCGTTCCTGCTGGACGGTGGAATATTCCTGCTATCTGCAAGACTTGTATGTCGATGCCGGACAACGCGGCTTGGGCCTCGGACGCCTGCTGATCGAGCACGTGTGCGCACAGGCCAAGGCCGCCGGCAGCACACGCGTGCACTGGCTGACGCATGAAACCAACAGCACCGCGATGCAGCTCTACGACCGCATCGCGCAACGGCCGGGATTCGTGCAATATCGCAAACAGCTCGACTAG
- a CDS encoding accessory factor UbiK family protein codes for MNKPNFFDDIQAKINQAIENSPAKDIEKNVKAMLGQGFSKLDLVTREEFDVQAQVLATTRAKLEALEARVTELEAQLKRP; via the coding sequence ATGAACAAACCCAATTTCTTCGACGACATTCAAGCCAAGATCAACCAGGCTATCGAAAACTCGCCCGCCAAGGACATCGAGAAAAACGTCAAGGCCATGCTGGGCCAGGGTTTCTCCAAACTGGACCTGGTGACACGCGAGGAATTCGATGTGCAGGCACAAGTGCTGGCAACCACCCGCGCCAAGCTGGAAGCACTGGAAGCGCGCGTCACGGAACTTGAAGCGCAACTGAAACGCCCTTGA
- a CDS encoding PLP-dependent aminotransferase family protein, which translates to MQGNFWRRAPLAQMGYGEAAGNSRLRELIAVYLRQARGLICDPSQIMITAGAQHGIALCAQLLLDAGDRVAVENPCYPSAAAALTLAGAQLVGIPLDQDGMDTTQLAQHANCRMAYVTPSHQYPIGVTLSLQRRLELLAWAERHDAWIVEDDYDGEYRYDGTPLAPLAALDQSARVLYVGTFSKIAFPGLRLGYLVLPPKLVPGLSALRAMADRHPPAADQAVMAEFIAAGHFQRHIRRMRRASRARRDALMTGWTPLFGAQLPLPKVAAGLHLSLSLDSFSQEAELVAKALAAGVEINPVSRFCLPGQVVSPQHRAGLALGFAGVDEIAIQRALLALQQAWN; encoded by the coding sequence TTGCAAGGCAATTTCTGGCGTCGCGCGCCGCTGGCGCAGATGGGTTATGGCGAAGCCGCCGGCAACTCTCGCCTGCGCGAACTGATTGCCGTCTATCTGCGGCAGGCGCGCGGCCTGATCTGCGATCCGTCGCAAATCATGATTACCGCCGGTGCGCAGCACGGGATTGCCTTGTGCGCACAACTGCTGCTCGATGCGGGCGATCGGGTCGCGGTCGAAAATCCCTGCTACCCGTCGGCGGCGGCAGCGTTGACACTGGCCGGTGCGCAACTGGTGGGAATTCCGCTCGACCAGGACGGGATGGACACCACGCAGCTGGCGCAACACGCCAACTGCCGCATGGCTTATGTGACGCCCTCGCACCAGTATCCAATCGGCGTCACGCTGTCGCTGCAGCGCCGGCTTGAGCTGCTGGCTTGGGCCGAGCGCCACGATGCCTGGATCGTCGAAGATGACTACGACGGCGAGTACCGCTATGACGGCACGCCACTGGCGCCGCTGGCTGCGCTCGATCAGAGCGCGCGCGTGCTGTATGTCGGTACCTTTTCCAAGATCGCCTTCCCCGGCTTGCGGCTGGGCTATCTGGTGCTGCCGCCGAAGCTGGTACCGGGGCTAAGCGCCTTGCGCGCCATGGCAGACCGTCATCCGCCCGCCGCCGATCAGGCGGTGATGGCGGAATTTATCGCCGCCGGACATTTCCAGCGCCACATCAGGCGTATGCGCCGCGCCAGTCGTGCGCGTCGGGATGCCCTGATGACTGGCTGGACGCCGTTGTTCGGCGCGCAATTACCGTTGCCGAAGGTTGCTGCCGGCCTCCATCTCAGCCTGTCCCTGGACAGTTTCAGTCAAGAGGCGGAACTGGTGGCGAAGGCACTGGCAGCGGGCGTCGAAATCAATCCTGTCAGTCGCTTCTGCCTGCCTGGGCAAGTTGTCAGCCCGCAGCACCGGGCTGGTCTGGCGCTTGGGTTTGCGGGGGTGGACGAGATCGCGATCCAGCGCGCTCTGCTGGCCCTGCAGCAAGCCTGGAATTAG
- a CDS encoding GNAT family N-acetyltransferase encodes MPQQSTAADTGRPLPDWKPAPLPQPIPLQGDSIRLLPVDPARDASDLYEAEHAADADPTQWDYLAVGPFDNPQDFSAWLKNCAASRDPLFFTVVDQHSGKPTGVLSYLAITPEHGSIEIGHIWFSARMQRTRQATEAIYLLARHAFDDLGYRRLEWKCNSLNLRSQKAALRFGFTPEGLFRQHRVFKGKNRDTAWFSMLDSEWPAQRAVFEAWLHADNFDSAGKQKKSLQQIRAEQA; translated from the coding sequence ATGCCACAACAATCCACCGCAGCCGACACCGGCCGCCCGTTACCCGACTGGAAGCCAGCACCGCTGCCGCAACCCATTCCGCTGCAAGGCGATAGCATACGCCTGCTGCCGGTCGATCCCGCGCGCGATGCATCGGACCTATACGAGGCTGAACATGCCGCCGACGCCGATCCGACCCAATGGGATTACCTGGCGGTAGGGCCTTTCGACAATCCGCAGGATTTCAGCGCCTGGCTCAAGAATTGCGCCGCCAGCCGCGACCCGCTGTTCTTCACCGTCGTCGACCAGCACAGCGGCAAGCCGACCGGCGTGTTGAGCTACCTGGCGATCACGCCGGAGCACGGCTCGATCGAAATCGGCCATATCTGGTTCAGCGCGCGCATGCAACGCACACGCCAGGCCACCGAAGCGATCTACCTGCTGGCGCGGCATGCCTTCGACGATCTCGGCTATCGCCGCCTGGAATGGAAATGCAATTCGCTCAACCTGCGCTCGCAAAAGGCGGCGCTACGCTTCGGCTTCACTCCCGAAGGCCTGTTCCGGCAACATCGCGTGTTCAAGGGCAAGAACCGCGACACCGCCTGGTTTTCGATGCTAGATAGCGAATGGCCGGCACAACGGGCCGTCTTCGAAGCCTGGCTGCACGCCGACAATTTCGACAGCGCCGGCAAGCAAAAAAAATCACTGCAACAAATCCGCGCCGAACAGGCCTGA
- a CDS encoding tyrosine-type recombinase/integrase, producing the protein MSSHLSHLARYCYANSIQFWDLDDNSFKDFVCEFLVNQTRSSRGFTQRKNTTNGNIVATCISFLTWLQANLITDRVLVGPRNTNPQIRLIEKRRKSRYGTSSVLVYPFSPIDDTPEPKGPMSDAIRNKLWAANSSSDNSNTGIYLQARREQLLALLEATGSRPAELAHMLLEDNKTSVKEGALFLPTKKRRKLKDPTKRVPATLEITIGFKRYIEVERAQLVQHLRAQGKQPDTRHVFITSDHGKPLTEWAITKDFQRLVIRAGVDERACMSMLRHRFVTILVALHLQDYVENNGITSKKQLIMVDQITILTRVATITGHADPLSLLPYIDLGWDYLGVFKPIEKASQIARFINESAVHVRTLGKIARTKTSITKAELVASVATQLDELEARIRRLLENPEPSADKL; encoded by the coding sequence TTGTCATCGCATCTGAGTCATCTCGCACGTTACTGCTACGCAAACTCGATTCAATTTTGGGACCTTGACGATAATAGTTTCAAGGATTTCGTCTGTGAATTTCTAGTAAATCAGACGCGATCCAGCCGCGGCTTCACCCAGCGAAAAAACACCACCAACGGCAACATAGTTGCGACCTGCATCTCGTTTCTTACTTGGCTCCAGGCCAATCTCATCACCGACCGTGTATTGGTTGGGCCACGCAACACCAATCCACAAATCCGATTAATAGAGAAGAGAAGAAAATCTCGTTACGGGACATCCAGTGTTCTCGTCTATCCATTCTCTCCGATCGACGACACGCCGGAACCCAAGGGGCCCATGTCCGATGCGATAAGGAACAAGCTGTGGGCGGCCAACAGTTCATCTGACAATTCAAACACCGGCATTTATCTTCAAGCTCGGAGAGAGCAACTATTGGCGCTACTAGAAGCGACCGGCTCTCGTCCAGCCGAATTAGCACACATGCTCTTAGAAGACAATAAGACTAGCGTAAAGGAAGGAGCCCTCTTTCTTCCCACCAAAAAGCGCCGCAAGCTGAAAGACCCAACTAAGCGAGTTCCAGCAACATTGGAAATCACGATTGGCTTTAAGCGCTATATAGAAGTTGAGCGCGCACAACTAGTCCAGCATCTCAGAGCGCAGGGGAAGCAACCCGATACTCGGCACGTATTCATTACATCCGACCACGGAAAACCTCTCACGGAATGGGCGATAACAAAGGATTTCCAAAGGCTGGTCATCCGGGCGGGGGTGGATGAGCGCGCGTGCATGAGTATGTTGCGGCATCGCTTCGTCACAATACTGGTGGCATTGCATCTGCAAGACTATGTCGAGAACAACGGCATTACTTCGAAGAAGCAGCTTATCATGGTGGATCAGATCACCATTCTCACCCGTGTTGCTACCATTACAGGTCACGCTGACCCATTGAGTTTATTGCCGTATATCGATTTGGGCTGGGATTATCTGGGCGTATTCAAACCGATTGAGAAAGCCAGTCAGATCGCAAGATTTATCAATGAAAGTGCGGTCCATGTGCGAACACTAGGGAAAATCGCGCGCACTAAGACGAGCATTACAAAAGCTGAATTAGTGGCGTCGGTGGCCACGCAGCTCGACGAACTAGAAGCGCGGATTCGTAGGCTCTTAGAGAACCCAGAGCCTTCAGCTGACAAGCTATAA
- a CDS encoding ammonium transporter yields the protein MFATVLASCTLMLAATAMAPASAADEASAAASASVASTSADASAATPAASIAPAPAAAAAAPAPATATAAAPAAAAPAAPVPNKGDTAWLLVCTALVILMTLPGLGLFYGGLVRSKNMLSVLMQCFTIFSLIIVLWCIYGYSIAFTEGNAFFGGFSRLFLHGMTPDSVAATFSKGVVVPEFGYLVFQGAFAAITCALIIGAFAERAKFSAILVFTVLWFTFAYLPIAHMVWFWPGPDGFTDAAAAEKLTATGGWLFQKGALDFAGGTVVHINAAIAGLVGSYVIGKRVGFGKEAFKPHSLTLTMVGASLLWFGWFGFNAGSALEANGSAALAFINTLLATSAAVLSWSAGEWIGKGKPSMLGGASGAVAGLVAITPAAGFVGPMGALIMGLLAGFVCLWGVTGLKKLLGADDALDVFGVHGVGGIMGALLTGVFAAPSLGGTGIYDYVANAVAPDYSISGQLLIQFEGVMTTLIWSGVVSLIAFKLVDIVMGLRVTEEEEREGLDISSHGESAYHD from the coding sequence ATGTTTGCTACGGTTTTGGCGTCCTGCACGCTGATGCTCGCAGCTACCGCCATGGCGCCGGCGTCGGCCGCGGATGAAGCATCCGCGGCGGCCAGCGCCAGCGTGGCGTCGACCAGCGCCGATGCATCCGCTGCAACGCCGGCGGCCTCCATTGCACCTGCTCCGGCTGCTGCTGCAGCAGCACCGGCGCCTGCTACAGCAACCGCGGCAGCACCTGCTGCGGCGGCCCCAGCTGCGCCAGTGCCGAACAAGGGCGACACCGCCTGGCTGCTGGTGTGTACCGCATTGGTGATCCTGATGACCCTGCCAGGCCTGGGCCTGTTCTACGGTGGTCTGGTCCGTAGCAAGAACATGCTGTCAGTGTTGATGCAATGTTTCACCATCTTCTCGCTGATCATCGTGCTGTGGTGCATCTATGGCTACAGTATCGCGTTCACTGAAGGTAATGCATTCTTTGGTGGCTTCAGCCGTTTGTTCTTGCATGGCATGACGCCGGATTCCGTCGCCGCCACCTTCAGCAAGGGCGTGGTCGTGCCTGAGTTCGGCTACCTGGTGTTCCAGGGCGCGTTTGCCGCCATTACCTGTGCACTGATCATCGGCGCCTTCGCCGAGCGCGCCAAGTTTTCGGCGATCCTGGTGTTCACTGTGCTGTGGTTCACATTCGCCTACCTGCCGATCGCCCATATGGTCTGGTTCTGGCCTGGTCCGGACGGCTTCACCGACGCTGCTGCTGCCGAGAAGCTGACAGCAACCGGCGGCTGGCTGTTCCAAAAAGGTGCGCTGGACTTCGCCGGCGGCACCGTGGTGCATATCAATGCTGCTATCGCTGGCCTGGTTGGTTCGTATGTCATCGGCAAGCGCGTCGGTTTCGGCAAGGAAGCATTCAAGCCGCATAGCCTGACCTTGACCATGGTTGGTGCTTCGTTGCTGTGGTTCGGCTGGTTCGGCTTCAACGCCGGCTCCGCGCTGGAAGCAAACGGCAGCGCTGCCCTGGCCTTCATCAATACCCTGTTGGCGACTTCCGCTGCGGTCCTGAGCTGGAGTGCGGGCGAGTGGATCGGTAAAGGCAAGCCATCGATGCTGGGTGGCGCTTCCGGCGCCGTCGCCGGCCTGGTGGCGATTACTCCAGCGGCCGGATTTGTCGGCCCGATGGGCGCCTTGATCATGGGTCTGCTGGCTGGCTTCGTCTGCCTGTGGGGCGTCACCGGTCTGAAGAAATTGCTGGGCGCGGACGATGCGCTGGACGTGTTCGGCGTGCATGGCGTGGGCGGCATCATGGGGGCATTGCTGACTGGCGTGTTCGCTGCGCCTAGTCTCGGTGGCACAGGTATCTATGACTATGTCGCCAATGCGGTAGCGCCAGACTACTCGATCAGCGGCCAGCTGTTGATTCAGTTCGAAGGCGTGATGACGACCTTGATCTGGTCCGGCGTGGTCTCGCTGATCGCGTTCAAGCTGGTCGATATTGTCATGGGCTTGCGTGTGACGGAAGAGGAAGAGCGCGAAGGCCTGGATATCTCCAGCCATGGCGAATCTGCTTATCACGACTAA
- a CDS encoding GNAT family N-acetyltransferase, with product MDPSITPQRLTTCTVEDVRASQFDQVIGPLADILMACVKQGASVGFLGTPDAEDAFSFWYGVNGSLVSGGRRLLVARFAGQVVGTVQVVLATPANGGHRAEISKLLVHPDVRRKGVARSLMQQAETVARADGRLLLTLDTRTGDAAESLYRSLGYELAGVIPDYARSTSGKLSDTSFMYKKIA from the coding sequence GTGGATCCGAGCATCACGCCGCAACGGCTGACGACATGCACCGTGGAAGACGTCAGGGCCAGTCAGTTCGATCAGGTGATCGGCCCGCTCGCCGACATCCTGATGGCTTGCGTGAAGCAGGGGGCCAGTGTCGGCTTTCTGGGTACGCCGGACGCCGAGGACGCGTTCTCATTCTGGTACGGCGTGAATGGCTCGCTGGTGAGTGGCGGCAGGCGTCTGCTGGTTGCGCGCTTTGCCGGACAGGTAGTCGGCACGGTGCAGGTCGTGCTAGCAACCCCAGCCAACGGTGGCCACCGTGCAGAAATTTCCAAGTTGCTGGTACATCCCGATGTCCGTCGCAAAGGCGTGGCGCGCAGTTTGATGCAGCAGGCCGAGACCGTTGCCCGTGCCGACGGCCGTTTGCTGCTGACGCTCGATACGCGCACCGGCGATGCGGCGGAATCCCTGTATCGCTCGCTCGGCTACGAATTGGCAGGCGTTATTCCCGACTATGCGCGTTCGACCTCGGGCAAACTGAGCGATACCAGTTTCATGTACAAGAAAATTGCCTGA